The nucleotide window GCCGGCTGGTGGCTCCACCGTTGCCAACTCCACCTCAAGTCCTCCGATATACCGGGCCGCTAGGTTGTAGGCCCATGCCATCAGCGCGCCCATCAGGAAACCCGTCACCGCGTAGAAGATGGGAAAACCGAAGAGGGACACGGCACCGAGAATCAGGAAGATCGCACCTTCTTCCTCGCCCGAAGCCATGGTGACAGCCCCCGCGACGCCCATGATCACGCCGTAGAGCAACCCGCAGATGAGGCCGATCACCAGGAACATGACCCCCTGGATCTTGGCCAGGGACAGCGGTCCAATGCGCTGGATCCGATGCATGGCATCCTCCGTTGCCGATCCTCATCTCTTCCGGACGGGCCGGGCACACCGCCCGACGCTGCCCGTCCGATCATCACCAGGGCAGGGCGTCGGGTGACGCAGGGAGTTGGGCCAGCAGCACCTCCACCGCCCGGGCCAGCTGGGCGTCGGCGTCGGCGGCGAAATCCTGCTCCGGCGGCTGGACGACGATCACGTCCGGGACGCAGCCGTTGTTCTCCTGGTTGGTGCCGGAGCCGGCGACATACCAGCCGCGGCCCGGCAGCCGGACGAACGAGCCGTCGGTGAGCCGGGCGCCGCCGGTGGAGATCACCGCGCCGAAGGTGGGCATGCCCACGACGGAGCCGCGGCCCGTGGTCTTGAAGGCCCACGAGAAGATCTCGGCGTTGGAGTAGCTGTCCTGGTCGCAGAGCGTCAGCGCCGGTCGCGTCCAGGCTGACAGCAGGAGCCGCTCGGCATCGGGGTAGGCCTTCACCGCCGGATCGGCGCCGCGCGGCACGGTCCAGGCGTGGCGGCGGACGCTGAGCATGGCCATGAGATAGTCGGTGGTCCAGCCGCCGCCGTTGTTGCGGACGTCGATCAGCAGCCCCTGTTTGCCGTGGGCGGCGGCGAAGAGGTCGCGCTCGAACTCCTCGAGCGACGGCGCGTCCATGCCCTGGATGTGGATGTAGCCCAGCTTGCCGCCGGACCAGCGCTCCACCAGCGCGCGCCGCTCCTTGACCCAGGCGCGGTAACGGTCCTGGCGCCGCTGGGCGAAGGGGGCCGGCCGGAGCTCCACGTCGCGCTCGCCGTCGACGCCGGTGACACGCAGCACCGTCCGCTGCCGCACCGTGTCGGCGAGCAAGGCGAAGAAGTTGTCCCCCGCGGCCAGGCGGCGGCCGTTCACCGCCAGGATCCGGTCGCCGGCCCGGAGGCCGGCGTCGACGCGGGCGGCGGGCGAGCCCGCCAGGATGTCCGTCACCGTCACCGAGGTGCCATCGGCGGCCGGCTCCACCCGGAGGCCCAGCTCGCCGGTGGGGACGGGGCGCGGCGCCCCGGCGGCGGTGAAGCGCATGTGCGAGGCGTTGAGCTCGCCGCCCAGCAGGTTCTGCACCTCCTCGAAGTCCTCGCGGGTGGAGGCTCCCAGCGCCAGCGGCCGGTAGCGGTCTCTGAGCGCGGCCCAGTCGGCGCCGTGGAACGCCGGATCGTAGAAGCCCCGCTCCAGCTCGCGCCAGGCCTCCTCGTAGACCTGGCGGCGCAGGGCCGCCCGCTCCACCTCGTGGCGGGCGGTGAAGGCGACCGGGTCGCCGGGTTTCCCCTCGAGGTCGGTGACGCCCACCGTGCCCCGGCCGGTCCGGTACAGCACCT belongs to Acidobacteriota bacterium and includes:
- a CDS encoding PDZ domain-containing protein; this encodes YSARPAGRDDGAFVKAGAFVETRLTQSPADEFRPKYSPDGRHLAYLADRGTLTVAAADGSGARALLAHWTEQEFVWSPDSRWLAVSREDQAANSDILILPAAGGDAVNISQHPGIDTAPVWSPDGRRLYWLSKRHASTLDVWAVYLRRADHERSPEEWQLLFDEEAGKKAKPEDKGKTAGDDTAAKAKEPPVPPVEIDFAEIHERARLLHALPGDEGDLAVSPDGHTVVFSAALDGERDLYKLRWDGKELKRLTTGDTRPAQPAFSKDGKQVLYRTGRGTVGVTDLEGKPGDPVAFTARHEVERAALRRQVYEEAWRELERGFYDPAFHGADWAALRDRYRPLALGASTREDFEEVQNLLGGELNASHMRFTAAGAPRPVPTGELGLRVEPAADGTSVTVTDILAGSPAARVDAGLRAGDRILAVNGRRLAAGDNFFALLADTVRQRTVLRVTGVDGERDVELRPAPFAQRRQDRYRAWVKERRALVERWSGGKLGYIHIQGMDAPSLEEFERDLFAAAHGKQGLLIDVRNNGGGWTTDYLMAMLSVRRHAWTVPRGADPAVKAYPDAERLLLSAWTRPALTLCDQDSYSNAEIFSWAFKTTGRGSVVGMPTFGAVISTGGARLTDGSFVRLPGRGWYVAGSGTNQENNGCVPDVIVVQPPEQDFAADADAQLARAVEVLLAQLPASPDALPW